In the Oceanibaculum nanhaiense genome, TGCGGTCGGCCTCGTCGATGACGAGGATCTTCACATCCTGCAGCAGGATCTTGCCGCGTCCGAAATGGTCCAGCAGGCGGCCCGGCGTGGCGATCAGCACATCGACGCCACGGTCGATCTTCTTTTCCTGCTCGGCGAAGGAGACGCCGCCGATCAGCAGCGCCATGTTCAGCTTGTGGTGCTTGCCGTACTTCTCGAAGCTTTCCGAGACCTGCGCGGCGAGTTCGCGCGTCGGCTCCAGGATCAGCGAGCGCGGCATGCGGGCCTTGGCCCGGCCCTTGCCCAGAATCTCGATCATCGGCAGGGTGAAACCGGCCGTCTTGCCGGTGCCGGTCTGGGCAATGCCCATAACGTCGCGGCCCATCAGAACCTGCGGGATCGCCTGTTCCTGAATGGGAGTCGGTGTCGTGTAGCCTGCGTCCTCGATGGCGCGCAGGAGGTCCGGGCTAAGTCCCAGGTCTGAGAAACCCATTATGGTCCGTTCTTTGGAAATGGCGCCTCAGGCGAAAAAAACGCCTGTCGTCGCGGGCGATATTAGAGTTGCATGCGATTCTGTCAACTTTTGTCTGGTTTCGCGGACCATAGAGTGCGCTTTTGCCGCAAAGCGAGGTACCGATGCTGCTGCATCATGGCGATTGTTCCCTGCTGCTGATCGATGCGCAGGAAAAGCTGCTGCCCGCCCTGCGGGGCCAGGACGGCATGGTGGCGGCCTGCGACCTGCTGCTTCGCGCCGCGCGGGAATTGCGGGTGCCGGTTCTGGCGACGGCGCAATATCCCAAGGGGCTGGGCGGCGTGGTGCCGGGCCTGGCCGGGTTGCTGCCGCCTGGTTCCACTGTCGAGAAGATCGCCTTCGATGCGATGGCGGAGCCGGGCGTACCTGCGCGTGTGAAGACCCTCGGCCGGCCGAAGGTCGTGCTGTGTGGCGCGGAGGCGCATGTCTGCGTGCTGCAGACCGCCTTCGGCCTGCAGGCGGCGGGCTATGATGTCGTAGTGGTGGCCGATGCCGTCGCCTCCCGCGATGGCGAGGACCGGCAGCGCGGGCTTGCCCGGATGGAACGGGCCGGTATGCTCGTCGTCACATCCGAGATGGTCGTCTTCGAATGGCTGCACCGGGCCGACACGGCTGCGTTCAAGGCGACGATCCCCTTCATCAAGCGGTTGAAAGAAAAGAGCTGATACGGAATGGCTGAGAAGATTCCCCTGGTCCTGTTGCCGGGCCTGCTGTGCGACGAGAAGCTGTGGGCACCGCAGATGCAGGCGCTGTCCGACATGGCGGACTGCCAGGTCGCCGACCTCACCCGTCACGAGTCGGTGACGGAAATGGCGGCCGCCGCACTGGCGGAGGCGCCGGAGAAATTCGCGCTCGCCGGCCTGTCGATGGGTGGCTATGTCGCGCAGGAGATCATGCGCCAGGCGCCGGAGCGGGTGCTGAAGCTGGCGCTGCTCGACACCTCGCCGCGTGCCGATTCGGAGGAGCAGATGCTACGCCGGCGCGGTCTTATCGAGCTGGCGCAGAAGGGTCGCTTCAAGGGGGTGACGCCGCGCCTGCTGCCGCTGCTGATCCACCCGGACCGGCAGCAGGATGAGAAGCTGACCGCCATCATCTTCGCGATGGCCGAGAATGTCGGCATGGACGGCTTCATCCGCCAGCAGAAGGCGATCATGGGCCGGCCGGACGGGCGCGCCGATCTGGCGAAAATCAAGGTGCCGGCGCTGGTGCTGTGCGGCCGGCAGGACGCGCTGACGCCGCTGGACATCCATAAGGAAATCGCCGCGGGCATCGCCGGATCGCGCCTGGTCGTGGTTGAGGAATCCGGCCATCTGCCGACGCTGGAACGCCCCGCCGAGGTGAACATGGCGATGCGCGAGTGGCTCAGGGGGTAGGGGTTCTTACCCTCTCCCGCAAGGGGAGAGGGTAAATCTCAGGCCGCCTTGCCGAACGTCCCCAGCTGCTGGCGGCGGATGGCGCGGCCGGGCCGCGCGCCGGTAACCGCGCCCTCCTGCCAGACCGGGCGGCCATTCACGATCACCAGCGCGATGCCGGTGGCGGCCTGCATCGGGTCGGTGAAGCTGGCGGTGTCGATGACGGTGTCGGGATCGAACATCACGATATCGGCGTAATTGCCGACCTTCAGCGTGCCGCGGTCCTTCAGGCCGAACTGGGTGGCCGACAGGCCGGTCATCTTGCGCACGGCCTCTTCCAGCGGGAACAGCCCGACATCGCGGCTGTAATGGCCCAGCACGCGCGGGAAGGTGCCCCACAGCCGCGGATGCGGGCGGGTATCGTGCGGCAGCCCGTCGGAGCCGATCATCGAATGCGGATATTTCATGATCCGCTGCACATCTTCCTCGGCCATGGAGAAATAGACCGCGCCGGCGGGCAGCAGCTTGCCGGCGGCTTCGGTCTGGCTCAGACCCATCTCGGCGGCGATATCGGCCAGGTCGCGCCCGGCATGTTCGGGATGCGGCACCGACCAGGTGACCAGCACGCGGCTGGCTCCCGCCATGCGGTCCGGGCTCAGCATGGTGGAGCTGGCGATATAGGGATAGACGTCGAGGCCGATACGCTGCTGCTTCATCGCCGCGTCGATCAGCGGCAGGGTCTCGACCGAGCGGCCATGATTGTCGGCGCCGGCGCATTTATGGTGCGAGATCACCACCGGGATGTCGGCCTCGCGGCCGATGCGGAAGGTCTCCGCCAGCGAGTCGGTGATGTGCGCCGCCTCGTCGCGCATATGGGTGGTGTGCAGCCCGGCATGGTCGTGCAGCGCCTTGCCGAGTTCGATAACTTCCTCGGTCGGGGCCGCCTGCGACGGCGGATAGAACAGGCCGGTCGAGAAGCCGATGGCGCCGGCTTCCAGCGATTCTTCCAGTTTTTTCCGCATCACCTTGATTTCACTGGAAGATGCGGCGCGGGTCAGATCGGCGACGGCACCGACACGCAGCGAGGAATGACCGACCTGCGCCAGCACGTTCACCGCTGCCGGCGCATCGTCCAGCGCCTTCAGATAGCTGGCGAAATCGCCATAGAAGCCTTCCGGCGTGTCGCAGATCAGGTCCAGCGGCGCCGGCGGGCGGCGGTCGATCTTCAGCGGTGCCAGGCTGACCCCGCAATTGCCGGTGACCACGGTGGTGACACCCTGGCTGACCTTGTTCTTCATCGTCGGGTTCGCCAGCACCGCCCGGTCGTCATGGGTGTGCACATCGATGAAGCCGGGGGCGACCGCCTTGCCCTGCGCGTCGATCTCGCTGCCGCCGCTCATGCCGCCCAGCGCGCCCAGCGCCACGATGCGGTCGTCGCGGATGGCGATGTCGCCCATGAAGGACGCACCGCCGGTGCCGTCGATCAGGCGGGCGTTGCGGATGATCAGATCGGCCTTACCATCGACGGGCGCGCTCATGGGGAAACTCCTGTTATGACTTGTCAGCGGTGATTACAGACCAGCCGGCGGGGCTTGGCAAGAAGGCGCTCAGAAAGCGCGGATCAGCACCACGCCGGCGACCAGCAGCACCACGCCCAGCACCCGCAGCAGCGTGATCGGATTCTCCGGAAAGCCGACCAGCCCGTACTGGTCGATCACCAGTGAGGCGATCATCTGCCCGGCAATCACCAGCGCCAGCAGGGTGGCGGCGCCCAGCTTTGGCGCCAGGAAGGTGGAGGAGGCGACATAGATCAGCCCCATCAGCCCGCCGGCATAGGCCCAGACCGGCACGCTGCCGAAGGCGGCGAGGCTGGGCAGGGTCGGGCGTGTCACCGCCAGGATCAGCGCCAGCGCCCCGGTGCCGATGATGAAGGACAGGAAGGTGGCGCTCAGCGCGCCGCCGATATGGCGCGCCATCACGGCGTTCAGGCCGGCCTGTACCGGC is a window encoding:
- a CDS encoding alpha/beta fold hydrolase, whose protein sequence is MAEKIPLVLLPGLLCDEKLWAPQMQALSDMADCQVADLTRHESVTEMAAAALAEAPEKFALAGLSMGGYVAQEIMRQAPERVLKLALLDTSPRADSEEQMLRRRGLIELAQKGRFKGVTPRLLPLLIHPDRQQDEKLTAIIFAMAENVGMDGFIRQQKAIMGRPDGRADLAKIKVPALVLCGRQDALTPLDIHKEIAAGIAGSRLVVVEESGHLPTLERPAEVNMAMREWLRG
- a CDS encoding DMT family transporter, with amino-acid sequence MSWAYIVLALFAGIVVPVQAGLNAVMARHIGGALSATFLSFIIGTGALALILAVTRPTLPSLAAFGSVPVWAYAGGLMGLIYVASSTFLAPKLGAATLLALVIAGQMIASLVIDQYGLVGFPENPITLLRVLGVVLLVAGVVLIRAF
- a CDS encoding isochorismatase family protein produces the protein MLLHHGDCSLLLIDAQEKLLPALRGQDGMVAACDLLLRAARELRVPVLATAQYPKGLGGVVPGLAGLLPPGSTVEKIAFDAMAEPGVPARVKTLGRPKVVLCGAEAHVCVLQTAFGLQAAGYDVVVVADAVASRDGEDRQRGLARMERAGMLVVTSEMVVFEWLHRADTAAFKATIPFIKRLKEKS
- a CDS encoding N-acyl-D-amino-acid deacylase family protein gives rise to the protein MSAPVDGKADLIIRNARLIDGTGGASFMGDIAIRDDRIVALGALGGMSGGSEIDAQGKAVAPGFIDVHTHDDRAVLANPTMKNKVSQGVTTVVTGNCGVSLAPLKIDRRPPAPLDLICDTPEGFYGDFASYLKALDDAPAAVNVLAQVGHSSLRVGAVADLTRAASSSEIKVMRKKLEESLEAGAIGFSTGLFYPPSQAAPTEEVIELGKALHDHAGLHTTHMRDEAAHITDSLAETFRIGREADIPVVISHHKCAGADNHGRSVETLPLIDAAMKQQRIGLDVYPYIASSTMLSPDRMAGASRVLVTWSVPHPEHAGRDLADIAAEMGLSQTEAAGKLLPAGAVYFSMAEEDVQRIMKYPHSMIGSDGLPHDTRPHPRLWGTFPRVLGHYSRDVGLFPLEEAVRKMTGLSATQFGLKDRGTLKVGNYADIVMFDPDTVIDTASFTDPMQAATGIALVIVNGRPVWQEGAVTGARPGRAIRRQQLGTFGKAA